Part of the Leptolyngbya sp. BL0902 genome, ATCGATATCAATCCGGTGATGGGTGAGGTGGCCTGATGCCCGCCTATGGCCCCATCAAGCGCAGCGACTTGCTCCAATCGCTCAAGCGCATGGGCTTCGATGGCCCTTACTCTGGCGGCAAGCATCAATTCATGGTTAAGGCAGGATTGAGACTCACCATCCCGAATCCCCACCAGGGAGACATTAGCAGAGTTCTCCTGGCCAAGATTCTTCGCCAAGCCCAAATCAGCCGTGAAGATTGGGAACGGTTGGACTAATGGGTCAAACTTGCCTCTGTCAAAGGGTAGCAATTAGGCCAATCACCCCCGCCAGGGCCAAGTAATACACCACAATGGGCAGCAGTTGGCGAATGAGGATACCCTCTCGACCCAAGAGGCCCACGGTAGCGGCGGCGGCGACCACGTTCGAGACGCAGATCACATTTCCTGCCGAAGCGCCCACGGTTTGCAGGGCCAAAATCCAGTCGGGGGCTTTGCCGATGCTATCGGCCACACCGAACTGAAACAGGGAAAACATCATATTGCTGACGGTGACACTGCCCGCCACAAAGGCCCCCACCAGGCCAATGATGGCGGCGAACAGGGGCCAGGTTTGCCCTGCCAAGTCAGAAATGCCGTCGGCCAAGGTGAGGGGCATACTGCTGAGGTTGGCCCCGTTGGTGTCGGTGTTGATGAACACCCGCGCCATCAGCACAGCAGAACCGAGGGCAAGGGCAGTTTTTTGCAGCAGCGGCCCAGTCTGGCCCACCGCCTGCTCCATGACCTTCGCCGGAACCCGGTACAGCGCCCAGGTGATGCCAATGACGACGAGGAACAGCGTCGGCGGCAGATAGAGCGGCGTGGTGCTGATGGCGACGGTGGTGCCAAAAATGCTGGGCCAGGTGAGTTTGGCGCTTTGCAGGGTGGCTTTCAGGGGCAGGGTATTCAACCGAGACAGCACCAGAATAATTCCCAACATCACGTAGGGGAGCCACGCCTTCAGCACCGTCATCGAGGCCGGGGGCTGGGCCAAGGTGGGGGCGGCACTGCCCGTCCAGGCATCGGGCCAGGTATCAGACGGCGGAAAATCCCAGGGTTCCTTCGGCTGCAACCAACCCTGCCGGACGACGGTGACGGTGATCAGCAGGCCCACCAAGCCGCC contains:
- a CDS encoding type II toxin-antitoxin system HicA family toxin — translated: MPAYGPIKRSDLLQSLKRMGFDGPYSGGKHQFMVKAGLRLTIPNPHQGDISRVLLAKILRQAQISREDWERLD
- a CDS encoding L-lactate permease, which encodes MPLTLAFLVALLPIVTVFLLLVVARRPADQAMPGALAVTLLVAGLIWRVPPAYLGAALIQGAVIALEILYIVFGAVLLLNVLQGSGALSVIRQSLLGLSQDRRVQVIIIAWLFGGFIEGASGFGTPAVIAVPLLVAVGFPAMAAVMAALIIQSTPSTFGAVGTPLVFGMAAGLGGSPAVNTTLTSQGLTLTQAITQVGVRAGIIHAIIGTFIPLLLVATLTRLFGDPNRKPADPYLWKFSLLGGLAFTVPYLLTALFIGPEFPTMVGGLVGLLITVTVVRQGWLQPKEPWDFPPSDTWPDAWTGSAAPTLAQPPASMTVLKAWLPYVMLGIILVLSRLNTLPLKATLQSAKLTWPSIFGTTVAISTTPLYLPPTLFLVVIGITWALYRVPAKVMEQAVGQTGPLLQKTALALGSAVLMARVFINTDTNGANLSSMPLTLADGISDLAGQTWPLFAAIIGLVGAFVAGSVTVSNMMFSLFQFGVADSIGKAPDWILALQTVGASAGNVICVSNVVAAAATVGLLGREGILIRQLLPIVVYYLALAGVIGLIATL